Proteins encoded together in one Staphylococcus aureus window:
- a CDS encoding flavodoxin family protein: MITVLFGGSRPNGNTAQLTKFALQDLEYQWIDVTQHQFKPIRDVRHTAETITSYDDDYLPILDKILASDTIIFASPVYWYSISAPLKAFIEHWSETLQDKRYPNFKAQMAEKDFRVILVGGDCPKIKAKPAITQMKYSLDFLGATLNGYIIGTAEKPGDIMKDNYALARATEWNSILQ; the protein is encoded by the coding sequence ATGATTACTGTTTTGTTTGGTGGGAGTAGACCAAACGGTAATACTGCACAATTAACAAAATTCGCTTTGCAAGATTTAGAGTATCAATGGATTGACGTGACACAACATCAGTTTAAACCGATACGTGACGTGAGACATACAGCAGAGACTATTACTTCATATGACGATGACTATTTGCCGATTCTAGATAAAATATTGGCTAGTGATACAATTATTTTTGCATCACCAGTGTATTGGTATAGCATTTCAGCACCATTGAAAGCATTTATCGAACATTGGTCAGAAACATTACAAGATAAACGATATCCTAATTTTAAGGCACAAATGGCCGAAAAGGATTTTAGAGTTATTTTAGTTGGTGGAGATTGTCCAAAAATAAAAGCGAAGCCAGCAATTACGCAAATGAAATATAGTTTAGACTTTTTAGGTGCCACTTTAAATGGTTATATTATTGGAACTGCTGAAAAGCCTGGTGACATCATGAAAGACAACTATGCCTTAGCACGTGCAACTGAGTGGAATAGTATATTGCAATAA
- a CDS encoding DUF443 family protein has protein sequence MLCESKIINKNPKYRIIKYNDEYLMIDIISTWISLFFPFINWFIPKRYVKISREEFENLNIVKPAKKNVFWPVAGISTLFAVTLRKYTHLLDTQLDRKLVIAICCITFIGILTFYVRLIKKSSLNIYNTKNKRSKIILIPTLKNFCLTLFRYAFFILWTVIFSYALLSMSYQNIIVYFAWITAIMGFFLVNIALIIDKNIHVILKN, from the coding sequence ATGCTATGCGAATCTAAAATCATCAATAAAAACCCCAAATATAGAATTATTAAATATAATGATGAGTACTTAATGATCGATATAATAAGCACTTGGATTAGTTTGTTTTTTCCTTTTATTAATTGGTTCATCCCCAAAAGATACGTCAAAATTAGTAGAGAAGAGTTTGAAAATTTAAATATTGTGAAACCTGCTAAAAAGAATGTTTTTTGGCCAGTTGCAGGTATCTCTACTTTATTCGCAGTTACATTAAGAAAGTATACACATTTACTTGACACTCAACTTGATAGAAAATTAGTTATTGCTATATGTTGTATCACATTTATAGGGATTTTAACATTTTATGTACGCCTAATTAAAAAATCATCTTTAAATATTTATAATACTAAAAATAAAAGGTCAAAAATTATCTTAATACCAACACTAAAAAATTTTTGTTTAACATTGTTTAGATATGCTTTTTTTATTTTATGGACAGTGATTTTCTCATATGCTCTATTATCAATGAGTTATCAAAACATAATAGTATATTTTGCTTGGATTACAGCAATAATGGGTTTTTTTCTAGTGAATATAGCTTTAATTATAGATAAAAACATTCATGTCATACTTAAAAATTAA
- a CDS encoding DUF443 domain-containing protein has protein sequence METLLCESKVINKNPKYRIIKYDSEYLMIDLASNWIVFFFPFINWLIPKTYVKITKNDYEKLNIVKPVKNKSIGWTIFAGIVLLGGTVRRNTYLFDFQLEELIVWSSCFIGFLEIIFFYCYLNKKLTLNIYNESKNNELKLRLLPSFKNICFTIFYYLFTGFMSYGAFYLLVFENVQNLILYVSWLFMTMLFMFMNMHSIIDKKVHIFLKSNK, from the coding sequence GTGGAGACATTGCTTTGCGAATCTAAAGTTATTAATAAAAACCCTAAATATCGAATAATCAAATACGATAGTGAATATTTAATGATTGATTTGGCAAGTAATTGGATTGTCTTCTTCTTTCCATTTATTAACTGGCTCATACCGAAAACATATGTCAAAATCACTAAGAATGATTATGAAAAATTAAATATTGTCAAACCAGTTAAAAATAAATCGATAGGATGGACCATATTCGCGGGTATTGTGTTACTTGGTGGTACTGTAAGAAGAAATACTTATTTATTTGATTTTCAATTAGAAGAACTAATTGTTTGGAGCAGCTGTTTCATTGGGTTTTTAGAGATTATATTTTTTTATTGTTATCTAAATAAGAAATTAACATTAAATATTTATAATGAAAGTAAAAATAATGAACTTAAATTAAGATTATTACCCTCCTTTAAAAATATTTGTTTCACAATTTTTTATTACCTATTTACTGGTTTCATGTCTTATGGGGCATTTTACTTGTTGGTATTTGAAAATGTGCAAAATTTAATCTTATATGTTTCTTGGCTTTTCATGACTATGCTATTTATGTTTATGAATATGCATTCAATTATAGATAAAAAAGTACATATATTCTTAAAGTCTAATAAATAG
- a CDS encoding DUF443 domain-containing protein produces MLCESKVINKNPKYRVIKYGDEYLMIDLVSTWLTLFLPMINWLIPKKYVKISKKEFDDLNIVKPVKNKAFWPVAGSTILFGVTFRKYIPSLNIQLEKNMVIVICCAIFLGVLILFLFLNRKLRLEIYNNNSSKGKIILFPSLKNFCFTIFYYFLFGGLSIMALSMLLTLNPQNIIGFIGWLVMTAGFFLLNMSSIIDKKIYVLSKTNTVEK; encoded by the coding sequence TTGCTATGTGAATCTAAAGTTATCAACAAAAATCCTAAGTATAGAGTTATTAAATATGGTGATGAATATTTAATGATTGATTTAGTAAGTACCTGGTTAACTTTATTTCTTCCTATGATTAATTGGTTAATTCCAAAAAAATATGTCAAAATCAGTAAAAAAGAATTTGACGATTTAAACATTGTCAAACCTGTTAAAAATAAAGCTTTTTGGCCAGTTGCAGGTAGTACTATTTTGTTCGGAGTTACGTTTAGAAAATATATTCCTTCACTTAATATTCAATTAGAGAAAAACATGGTGATTGTAATATGTTGTGCAATATTTCTGGGTGTTTTAATACTTTTTTTATTTCTGAATCGTAAGCTAAGGTTGGAAATTTATAATAATAACTCTAGTAAAGGGAAAATAATTTTATTTCCTTCATTAAAAAACTTTTGTTTCACAATATTTTATTATTTTTTATTTGGCGGTCTTTCAATAATGGCTCTAAGTATGTTATTAACTTTAAATCCTCAAAATATAATAGGCTTTATTGGTTGGTTGGTAATGACTGCAGGTTTCTTTCTGTTAAACATGTCATCGATTATTGACAAAAAAATTTATGTATTATCTAAAACTAACACGGTGGAAAAATGA
- a CDS encoding DUF443 family protein: MLCESRQIYKNPKYRVIRYNNEYFMVDLVSTWITYFFPMINWFLPKKYAKISENEFERLNIVEPVKNNVFWPVAGSSVLFGIILRKYGNFFNVQFEKQLAITVFFIMLIGMLIFYFYLNKKLTLKIFNTNVVNKNRVVLIPTFKQGLLIVFAYFFLGSASIFTLTILLTTESQNIIIFLTWVIITMFFFLVNMASIGNKNVHVILRINE, encoded by the coding sequence GTGCTTTGTGAATCTAGACAAATTTATAAAAATCCTAAATATCGAGTTATTAGATATAATAATGAATATTTCATGGTCGATTTAGTAAGTACTTGGATTACTTATTTTTTCCCTATGATTAATTGGTTTTTGCCCAAAAAATACGCAAAAATTAGCGAAAATGAATTTGAAAGGTTAAATATAGTCGAGCCTGTTAAAAATAATGTTTTTTGGCCGGTTGCAGGAAGTTCAGTTCTATTTGGAATTATATTGAGAAAGTACGGTAACTTCTTTAATGTTCAGTTTGAAAAACAACTAGCAATCACTGTATTTTTTATCATGTTAATAGGGATGTTAATTTTTTATTTTTATCTAAATAAAAAATTAACATTAAAAATTTTTAATACCAACGTGGTTAATAAGAATAGAGTTGTATTAATACCGACTTTCAAACAAGGATTGTTAATAGTTTTTGCGTACTTTTTTTTAGGAAGCGCTTCAATATTTACTTTAACCATTCTTTTGACGACAGAGTCACAAAATATAATAATATTTTTAACTTGGGTTATTATCACGATGTTTTTCTTTTTAGTGAATATGGCTTCGATAGGTAATAAAAATGTTCATGTTATTTTAAGAATAAACGAGTAG
- a CDS encoding T7SS effector LXG polymorphic toxin yields MSIDMYLDRSRNQASSVGNLSQTMNSNYDALEKAITQFINDDALKGKAYTSAKQFFSTVLIPLSTSMKTLSDLTKQACDNFVSRYTSEVDSISLKESELEEDIRSLSQQITRYENLNNNLKKHASDNQQAISSNQQIIRTLGQQKHELEEKLRKLREFNQKSPEIFKEVEEFQKIVQQGLTQAQNFWNFSTNQFNIPSGKELDWAKASHEKYLKVAMGKIEHKAEKETLNKADFAVIKAYAKEHPEDDIPKSILKYINDNKDSIKRDIGLDITSTLLEQDGINASKFGVFINTAGGVKGPAGPNSFVEVKRTSGNVFIENGSKFAKGGKYLGKGVAGVGFGIGMYDDLANDDKTFGEALSHNGMTLAAGSAGTAVGAGLATFVLGSNPVGWVILAGLAMSTVFALGTDLIYQNNIFGLKDKVDWVGHKIDNSIDVVKKTTEKSMDSVGNAVSEAKNIISNHINPMKWAW; encoded by the coding sequence ATGAGTATTGACATGTATTTAGACAGATCTCGAAACCAAGCTTCAAGTGTGGGGAATTTGAGTCAAACAATGAATTCAAATTATGATGCGTTGGAAAAAGCAATTACTCAATTTATTAATGATGATGCGCTTAAAGGGAAAGCGTATACGTCAGCTAAGCAATTTTTTAGTACGGTGTTAATTCCATTATCAACAAGTATGAAAACATTGAGTGATTTAACGAAGCAAGCTTGCGATAATTTTGTGTCACGTTATACGAGTGAGGTTGATAGCATATCTTTAAAAGAATCAGAGCTTGAAGAAGATATCAGATCATTAAGTCAACAAATTACGCGATATGAAAATTTGAATAACAATTTGAAAAAGCATGCTTCCGATAATCAGCAAGCCATTTCATCGAACCAACAAATAATACGAACATTAGGTCAACAAAAACATGAATTAGAAGAGAAGCTACGCAAATTGCGTGAGTTTAATCAAAAATCACCAGAAATATTTAAAGAAGTTGAAGAATTTCAAAAAATTGTCCAACAAGGACTTACCCAAGCGCAGAATTTTTGGAACTTTTCAACAAATCAATTTAATATTCCTTCAGGTAAAGAACTTGATTGGGCCAAAGCAAGTCATGAAAAATATTTGAAAGTTGCTATGGGGAAAATTGAACATAAAGCAGAGAAAGAAACTTTAAATAAAGCAGACTTTGCTGTTATAAAGGCATATGCCAAAGAACATCCAGAAGACGATATCCCGAAAAGTATATTGAAATATATAAATGACAATAAAGACAGTATTAAAAGAGATATAGGATTAGATATTACGTCAACACTTTTAGAGCAAGACGGTATAAATGCAAGTAAATTCGGTGTATTTATCAATACAGCAGGTGGAGTGAAAGGCCCAGCAGGTCCAAATTCATTTGTGGAAGTCAAACGTACATCAGGTAATGTGTTTATAGAAAATGGTAGTAAATTTGCAAAAGGCGGAAAATACCTAGGTAAAGGTGTTGCTGGTGTAGGATTTGGTATAGGTATGTATGATGACCTTGCAAATGATGATAAAACATTTGGAGAGGCGTTGTCGCATAATGGTATGACGCTTGCAGCTGGATCTGCAGGGACAGCAGTTGGAGCTGGATTAGCGACTTTTGTTTTAGGAAGTAATCCAGTAGGATGGGTGATTTTAGCAGGTTTGGCTATGAGTACAGTATTTGCATTAGGAACAGATTTAATTTATCAAAATAATATTTTTGGATTAAAAGATAAAGTAGACTGGGTAGGGCATAAAATCGATAATAGTATAGATGTTGTTAAAAAAACTACAGAAAAATCCATGGATAGTGTTGGGAATGCTGTTAGTGAAGCTAAAAATATTATTAGCAATCATATAAATCCAATGAAATGGGCGTGGTGA
- a CDS encoding DUF443 domain-containing protein — MLLCESKIINKNPKYRIIKYNDEYLMVDIISTWISLFFPFINWFIPKEYVKISREEFENLNIVKPAKKNVFWPVAGSSALLGVALRKYTHLLDIQLDKKLVIAICCITFIGILIFYVRLIKKSSLNIYNTKNKRSKIFLIPTLKNVCFTLFGYILFGGLTMLFLDALLSMSYQNIIVYFVWIAVIMGFFLVNIALIIDKNIHVILKNQ, encoded by the coding sequence ATGTTGCTATGCGAATCTAAAATCATCAATAAAAACCCAAAATATAGAATTATTAAATATAATGATGAATACTTAATGGTCGATATAATAAGCACTTGGATTAGTTTATTTTTTCCTTTTATTAATTGGTTCATCCCAAAAGAATACGTCAAAATTAGTAGAGAAGAGTTTGAAAACTTAAATATTGTTAAACCTGCTAAAAAGAATGTTTTTTGGCCAGTTGCAGGTAGCTCTGCTTTGCTGGGAGTTGCATTAAGAAAATATACACATTTACTTGACATTCAACTTGATAAAAAATTAGTTATTGCCATATGTTGCATCACATTTATAGGGATTTTAATATTTTATGTACGCCTAATTAAAAAATCATCTTTAAATATTTATAATACTAAAAATAAAAGGTCAAAAATTTTTTTAATACCTACACTAAAAAATGTTTGTTTCACATTATTTGGATATATTTTATTTGGCGGATTGACTATGCTATTCCTAGATGCACTATTATCAATGAGTTATCAAAACATAATAGTATATTTTGTTTGGATTGCAGTTATAATGGGTTTTTTTCTAGTTAATATAGCTTTAATTATAGATAAAAACATTCATGTCATACTTAAAAACCAATAG
- a CDS encoding DUF443 family protein gives MLFNIKVINKNPRYKVVQYNDEYLLIDLVSTWLVYFFPFINWFIPKRYAKLSEKELENLNVDKQNKNNIFWPVTGSSFLFVVILRKYVHTFEVQLDNKSLISLCFIGFIGIAAFYIYLNKKLKLKIYDDNLDNENRVILVPTFKDGSFIVFTYLLLGGCSILFLIWLMTIKPQNLLVFIMWIIITIFFFLISMGSISNKKVYAKLKKQ, from the coding sequence TTGCTTTTTAATATTAAGGTTATTAATAAAAATCCGAGATATAAAGTCGTTCAATATAATGATGAGTATTTGTTAATTGATTTAGTAAGCACTTGGCTTGTATACTTTTTTCCTTTTATTAATTGGTTCATTCCCAAAAGGTATGCAAAACTTAGTGAGAAGGAACTTGAAAATTTAAATGTTGATAAACAAAATAAAAATAATATTTTCTGGCCAGTTACTGGTAGTTCGTTTTTATTTGTAGTTATTTTACGGAAATATGTACATACGTTTGAAGTTCAATTAGATAATAAGAGTTTAATATCTTTATGTTTTATAGGATTTATAGGTATTGCAGCATTTTACATTTACTTAAATAAAAAGCTTAAACTAAAGATATATGATGATAATCTAGATAATGAAAATAGGGTTATATTAGTGCCTACTTTTAAAGATGGAAGTTTTATAGTTTTCACATATCTATTATTAGGAGGTTGTTCTATATTATTTTTAATATGGCTAATGACTATAAAACCTCAAAATCTACTGGTATTTATTATGTGGATTATTATTACAATTTTTTTCTTTCTAATAAGCATGGGCTCAATTAGTAATAAAAAGGTTTATGCCAAACTTAAAAAGCAATAG
- a CDS encoding DUF443 domain-containing protein, with protein sequence MLLCDVRVIYKNPKYKVIQHNGEYLLVDLVSTWFVYFFPFINWFIPKKYAIISEEEFENLNVVKPNKNNVFWSVIGSSVLFGVTLRKYIHVFDVQLDKLVVMILCALALICVIVFYFNLNRKLKLKVFDTNIEKNKRVILIPTFKLGCFLVFGYIFAGSFSIFSLIALMTIEPQNIIIFIYWIMMTMLFFLLNMTSIGNEKVRVIMKNN encoded by the coding sequence ATGTTGCTTTGCGATGTCAGAGTCATTTATAAAAATCCGAAATACAAAGTCATTCAACATAACGGTGAATACTTATTAGTCGATTTAGTAAGCACTTGGTTCGTGTACTTTTTTCCTTTCATTAATTGGTTCATTCCAAAAAAGTACGCGATAATTAGCGAAGAAGAATTTGAAAATTTAAATGTTGTTAAACCAAATAAAAATAATGTTTTCTGGTCAGTTATAGGAAGTTCGGTTTTGTTTGGAGTTACTTTAAGGAAATACATACATGTTTTTGATGTTCAATTAGATAAGCTAGTTGTAATGATATTGTGTGCTCTCGCTTTAATTTGTGTTATAGTTTTTTATTTTAACTTAAATAGAAAGCTTAAGTTAAAAGTGTTTGATACAAATATTGAAAAAAATAAGAGAGTTATATTAATACCAACGTTTAAACTTGGCTGTTTTTTAGTTTTCGGATATATTTTCGCTGGAAGTTTTTCAATATTTTCATTAATTGCCCTTATGACAATCGAACCTCAAAATATAATAATATTTATTTATTGGATTATGATGACAATGCTTTTCTTTTTGTTAAATATGACTTCGATAGGTAATGAAAAAGTTCGCGTTATAATGAAAAATAATTGA
- a CDS encoding GNAT family N-acetyltransferase: MFKVRQATEKDVVQIRDVATKAWFNTYLNIYAATTVNHLLEASYNEHHLKKRLQEQLFLVVEEGNDIVGFANFIYGEELYLSAHYVKPESQHTGYGTALLNEGLSRFEDKFEGVYLEVDNKNEEAVAYYKEQGFTILRSYEPEMYGEKLDLALMYKAF, from the coding sequence ATGTTCAAGGTAAGACAAGCAACTGAAAAAGATGTTGTTCAAATTAGAGATGTCGCAACTAAAGCTTGGTTTAATACATACTTAAATATATACGCTGCGACAACAGTTAATCACTTGTTAGAAGCTTCATATAATGAACATCATTTAAAGAAAAGACTTCAAGAACAATTATTCTTAGTCGTTGAAGAAGGTAATGACATCGTTGGCTTTGCTAACTTTATTTACGGTGAAGAATTATATTTATCAGCTCATTATGTTAAACCAGAATCGCAACATACAGGTTATGGTACAGCATTGTTAAATGAAGGATTATCACGTTTTGAAGATAAATTTGAAGGTGTTTACTTAGAAGTAGATAATAAAAATGAAGAAGCAGTAGCTTACTATAAAGAGCAAGGTTTTACAATCTTACGCTCTTATGAGCCAGAAATGTATGGCGAAAAGTTAGACTTAGCACTTATGTACAAAGCATTTTAA
- a CDS encoding DUF443 family protein: MLCETENINKNPKYRIIKYKDEYLMIDLVSTWLALFFPMINWLIPKKYVKISEKDFETLNIVKTAKINSFWPVAGSTVLFGVMLRRYSHLFIVKYEYSIVILICCIIILGIFLFFLYLNQKLKLQIYNENKNKSNKIIIFPTLKSLCLSIVLYIYLGGGSFFTIYMLLTIEVQNIILFITLFVIFLFFLFLNMCSLYDNKVHVLFKSNGIEKF, translated from the coding sequence TTGCTTTGTGAAACTGAAAATATTAATAAGAATCCCAAATATAGAATTATCAAATACAAAGATGAATATTTGATGATTGATTTAGTAAGTACATGGTTAGCACTCTTTTTCCCAATGATTAATTGGCTGATTCCAAAAAAGTACGTCAAAATCAGCGAAAAAGATTTTGAAACTTTAAACATTGTGAAGACAGCTAAAATCAATTCTTTTTGGCCAGTGGCAGGAAGTACGGTCTTATTTGGTGTTATGTTAAGAAGGTATTCCCATTTATTTATCGTTAAATATGAATATAGTATAGTAATTTTAATTTGTTGCATCATAATACTAGGTATTTTTCTGTTTTTTTTATATTTAAATCAAAAGTTAAAGTTACAAATCTATAATGAAAACAAAAATAAAAGCAATAAGATAATCATATTTCCCACTTTAAAGAGTCTTTGTTTATCAATAGTTTTATATATTTATTTAGGTGGTGGTTCATTCTTTACTATTTATATGTTATTGACGATTGAAGTTCAAAATATAATATTATTTATAACTTTGTTTGTAATATTTTTGTTTTTCTTATTTTTAAATATGTGCTCACTATATGACAATAAAGTTCATGTATTATTTAAATCAAATGGAATTGAAAAGTTTTAA
- a CDS encoding aldo/keto reductase — protein MKQFVNLGKSDVEVFPIALGTNAVGGHNLYPNLDEEQGKDVVRQAINHGINLLDTAYIYGPERSEELVGEVVKEYPREQIKIATKGSHEFDENQEVHQNNQPEYLKQQVENSLKRLQTDYIDLYYIHFPDNNTPKDQAVAALQELKEQGKIKAIGVSNFTLDQLKEANKDGYVDVVQLEYNLLHRENEAVLQYCVDHQITFIPYFPLASGILAGKYDENTKFSDHRTTRRDFKPGVFEENVRRVKALESIAAAHQTSIANIVLAFYLTRPAIDVIIPGAKRAEQVVENIKAADIVLSDDEIQYIDELFPIED, from the coding sequence ATGAAGCAATTTGTAAACTTAGGTAAATCTGATGTTGAAGTGTTTCCAATCGCACTTGGGACGAACGCAGTAGGTGGGCATAATTTATATCCGAACTTAGATGAAGAACAAGGAAAAGATGTTGTTCGTCAAGCCATTAATCATGGTATTAATTTATTAGATACGGCATATATTTATGGGCCAGAACGATCAGAAGAATTGGTTGGAGAAGTTGTTAAAGAATATCCGCGAGAGCAAATTAAAATTGCTACGAAAGGGTCTCATGAATTTGATGAAAATCAAGAAGTACATCAGAACAATCAACCGGAATATTTAAAACAACAAGTTGAGAATAGTTTGAAACGTCTACAAACTGATTATATCGATTTATATTATATTCATTTTCCGGATAACAACACTCCGAAAGATCAAGCAGTTGCAGCATTACAAGAGCTTAAGGAACAAGGGAAGATTAAAGCAATTGGTGTATCAAATTTCACATTAGATCAACTTAAAGAAGCAAATAAAGATGGTTACGTTGATGTTGTACAGTTAGAATATAATTTATTGCATCGCGAAAATGAGGCAGTATTACAATATTGTGTTGATCACCAAATCACATTTATTCCATATTTCCCATTAGCATCCGGTATTTTAGCTGGAAAATATGATGAGAACACTAAATTTAGTGACCATCGTACTACACGTCGTGATTTTAAACCAGGTGTATTTGAAGAAAATGTGCGTCGCGTAAAAGCTTTGGAAAGCATAGCTGCAGCACATCAAACTTCAATTGCGAACATTGTATTAGCATTTTATTTAACGAGACCAGCTATCGATGTGATTATTCCTGGTGCAAAACGTGCAGAACAAGTCGTTGAAAATATTAAAGCTGCAGATATCGTTTTATCAGATGATGAGATTCAATATATCGATGAACTGTTTCCGATTGAAGACTAA
- a CDS encoding DUF443 domain-containing protein: MEILLCEVRVVNKNPRYRIIKYKNDYLMIDLVSTWLVLFFPFINWLIPKKYVQISREDFDNLNIVKPVKNKALWPAIGSILLFGTMFRDKIYIPDSHLEKNCVIIICSVLLLSILVFYIYLNQKVKLSIYNDRSSNGKIMIFPSFKNLCFVLFSYFFCGGLSIMFLDVLISLSIQNIIVFIAWVIMTMLFFFINMSSIIDKKIHVIYLRSYKY, translated from the coding sequence GTGGAGATATTGCTTTGCGAGGTTAGAGTTGTAAACAAAAATCCCAGATATAGAATTATTAAATATAAAAACGACTATCTGATGATTGATTTAGTAAGCACCTGGTTAGTTTTGTTCTTTCCGTTTATTAATTGGTTAATACCAAAAAAATATGTCCAAATCAGCAGAGAAGATTTTGATAATTTAAATATTGTCAAACCAGTTAAAAATAAAGCTTTATGGCCAGCTATAGGTAGCATACTTTTATTTGGCACTATGTTTAGAGATAAAATATATATACCTGATTCTCATTTAGAAAAAAATTGCGTTATTATCATTTGTTCGGTTTTATTATTAAGTATTCTAGTGTTTTATATATATTTAAATCAGAAAGTAAAGTTATCTATCTATAATGATCGGAGTAGCAATGGAAAAATTATGATTTTTCCATCATTCAAGAATCTTTGCTTTGTACTATTTTCTTATTTTTTCTGTGGTGGATTATCAATCATGTTCTTAGATGTTTTGATTAGTTTATCTATCCAAAATATTATAGTATTTATTGCTTGGGTTATTATGACAATGCTATTTTTCTTTATAAATATGTCTTCAATAATAGACAAAAAGATTCATGTTATATATTTAAGGTCATATAAATATTAA
- a CDS encoding DUF443 family protein, whose protein sequence is MLCETEIINKNPKYRVIKYDDEYLMVDVIRTWLVYFFPFINWFIPKRCAKISREEYEKLNTVKPVKNKNFWPVVGGTILLGATSRKYIHLLNIQLEKRSVIFICFVVFLCILIFFVLLNRKLKLKVFDNKKEEQKIILVPTLKNAVLILYGYLLIGGMSILALSMLLTLENQNLITFIAWGMGLMLFFLMNITLIVNKTVKVIKR, encoded by the coding sequence TTGCTTTGTGAAACCGAAATTATCAATAAAAATCCGAAATACAGAGTTATTAAGTATGATGATGAGTATTTAATGGTCGATGTAATAAGAACTTGGCTTGTATACTTTTTTCCATTTATTAATTGGTTCATTCCAAAAAGGTGCGCCAAAATTAGTAGAGAAGAGTATGAAAAACTGAACACTGTTAAGCCAGTTAAAAATAAAAATTTTTGGCCTGTTGTAGGAGGAACAATCCTACTAGGTGCTACTTCCAGAAAGTACATACACTTACTTAATATTCAATTAGAAAAAAGATCGGTTATATTTATATGCTTCGTTGTATTTCTATGTATTTTAATCTTTTTTGTGCTTCTGAATCGAAAATTAAAATTGAAAGTTTTCGATAATAAAAAAGAAGAACAAAAAATAATTTTAGTACCAACATTAAAAAATGCTGTTCTTATATTATATGGCTATTTGTTGATTGGAGGCATGTCAATATTAGCTTTAAGCATGTTGCTGACATTAGAAAACCAGAATTTAATAACTTTTATAGCTTGGGGTATGGGGTTAATGTTGTTTTTCTTGATGAATATAACACTCATTGTCAATAAAACAGTCAAAGTTATAAAAAGGTGA
- a CDS encoding DUF443 domain-containing protein: MLCESRVINQNPKYRIIKYNNEYFMVDLVSTWIAYFLPMINWFIPKKYAKISREEFESLNIVKPAKNNTFWPVAGFAVLLTTLTRKYIYLLNIHLEKEIVILTCCMILLGVFALFIYINTKLKLHIFDKNKSNNEKIILIPTFKNICLSLFAYILFGGLSTMALSMLVTSSPQNIIEFLALIGMTACFFLLNMSSVLDKKIHVILKTNK, translated from the coding sequence GTGCTTTGCGAATCTAGAGTCATTAATCAAAACCCTAAATATAGAATTATTAAATACAATAATGAATATTTCATGGTTGATTTAGTAAGTACTTGGATTGCTTATTTTTTGCCCATGATTAATTGGTTTATTCCCAAAAAGTACGCGAAAATTAGTAGAGAAGAATTTGAAAGTTTAAATATTGTCAAACCCGCTAAAAATAATACTTTCTGGCCTGTTGCAGGATTTGCAGTGTTATTAACAACCTTAACAAGAAAATATATCTATTTGCTTAACATCCATTTAGAAAAAGAAATAGTTATATTAACATGCTGTATGATACTTCTAGGTGTTTTCGCATTGTTTATATATATAAATACAAAATTGAAGTTACATATTTTTGATAAAAATAAAAGTAATAACGAAAAGATCATATTAATACCTACATTTAAAAATATTTGTTTATCCTTATTTGCTTATATATTATTTGGTGGATTGTCAACAATGGCTCTGAGTATGTTAGTAACTTCATCCCCTCAAAATATAATAGAATTTCTTGCTTTAATTGGCATGACTGCATGCTTCTTTCTACTGAATATGTCATCGGTTCTAGATAAAAAAATTCATGTTATTTTAAAAACAAATAAGTAG